One stretch of Pedobacter riviphilus DNA includes these proteins:
- a CDS encoding DUF4397 domain-containing protein, producing the protein MKNFTSFHFKSITLFALIAFTAFTSCKKTETTDPNISYLRVINTSPSLATYNAYFNGNMVNSAALPFGGSAAYLSSTSGTYSLKFTTASSTESLLTKTITLNTSTYYSVYLINKPAALDIYTISDDLSIPSTDKAYIRFINLSPDAPALDLAKTGSTSILATNKAYKNASSFIAVDAGTYTLDAKETSSGTVKATSASTSFTAGYHYDIICGGLVTPANETERPLSLQVILIK; encoded by the coding sequence ATGAAGAATTTTACGTCATTTCATTTCAAATCGATCACTTTATTTGCTCTAATTGCTTTTACAGCATTCACTTCATGTAAAAAAACCGAAACTACTGATCCTAATATATCTTATTTAAGAGTAATCAATACATCACCTTCTTTGGCTACTTACAACGCTTACTTTAATGGCAACATGGTTAATTCGGCCGCCTTACCATTTGGGGGCTCTGCTGCTTATCTTTCTTCTACCTCGGGCACTTACAGTTTAAAATTTACGACAGCCAGCAGTACAGAGAGTTTGTTAACCAAAACCATTACTTTAAATACAAGTACCTATTATTCTGTTTATTTAATTAATAAGCCGGCTGCATTAGATATTTATACCATTAGTGATGATCTTTCAATTCCGTCAACCGATAAAGCCTACATCCGTTTTATCAATTTATCGCCTGATGCTCCTGCTTTAGACCTGGCAAAAACCGGTTCAACTTCCATACTAGCTACCAATAAGGCCTATAAGAACGCGAGTAGCTTCATTGCTGTAGATGCAGGGACCTATACATTGGATGCAAAAGAAACTTCATCAGGAACAGTTAAGGCTACCTCCGCCAGCACCAGTTTTACAGCGGGTTATCATTATGACATTATTTGTGGCGGTTTGGTAACACCTGCAAATGAAACTGAACGCCCATTAAGTTTACAGGTTATATTGATCAAATAA
- a CDS encoding DUF5007 domain-containing protein: MKIKYILGILFLISIYACSKIENGFQSNAIRYKDNDIFAKRGLIIVQSDRINADGSTPPYTFKMLNLRKEDGSPAPAEFSKEYEILVFKTGMNFDPETDVTREQLDKKRELVKRLPMYFNENSGQLTFNKASANLPLGRYVFDVEMTNRTGTKLFPKLATINVVDPSIEDLFVITDNVANGFNDVTGAVTPMKNPIITCTKISNNGARAILKMVDKNGKVFNPKAGEIIARGDRPIFENYAKFNPVIQTDTAMICDFEVAPFPLTRYVTPTTDWGFLMYYRIPSTFIKSIDGFPTSPGFSVNPRWSWQLKLEGTYVIQIKFPDVTKK, encoded by the coding sequence ATGAAAATTAAATATATTTTGGGCATACTATTTTTGATTAGTATTTATGCCTGCTCGAAAATTGAGAATGGTTTTCAAAGTAACGCCATTCGCTATAAAGATAATGATATTTTTGCGAAAAGGGGCTTAATCATTGTTCAATCAGATAGGATTAATGCCGATGGATCTACCCCGCCTTATACCTTTAAAATGTTAAACTTGCGAAAAGAAGATGGTTCTCCGGCGCCTGCAGAATTTTCAAAAGAATACGAAATTTTAGTGTTTAAAACAGGGATGAATTTTGATCCAGAAACAGATGTTACGCGTGAGCAACTGGATAAAAAAAGAGAATTGGTGAAGAGATTACCCATGTATTTTAACGAGAACAGCGGTCAACTTACCTTTAACAAGGCATCAGCCAATTTACCATTGGGCAGATACGTTTTTGATGTGGAAATGACGAATCGTACCGGCACAAAGCTTTTTCCGAAACTGGCTACGATCAACGTTGTAGATCCAAGCATTGAAGACTTATTCGTTATTACAGATAATGTTGCCAACGGATTTAATGATGTTACGGGTGCAGTAACCCCAATGAAAAACCCAATCATTACCTGTACCAAAATATCTAACAATGGTGCGAGGGCCATTTTAAAGATGGTTGATAAAAACGGTAAGGTTTTTAATCCTAAAGCAGGAGAAATTATAGCAAGGGGAGATAGGCCAATTTTTGAAAATTATGCAAAATTTAACCCGGTGATTCAGACCGATACCGCTATGATCTGCGATTTTGAGGTAGCACCGTTTCCTTTAACAAGATATGTTACACCAACTACCGATTGGGGTTTCTTAATGTATTACAGAATACCGAGTACCTTTATTAAGTCAATAGATGGCTTTCCGACATCACCAGGTTTTTCTGTAAACCCAAGATGGTCATGGCAATTGAAGCTTGAGGGAACTTATGTAATCCAGATAAAATTCCCTGATGTGACAAAAAAATAG
- a CDS encoding RagB/SusD family nutrient uptake outer membrane protein, with the protein MKLIEDDCHKAINLLGWTYANTGDAKVTANKGSVYALLAHLFLWRATMANVATDAPNLVDVNNADTTINTLINKGGYTLTDTANYKNTFIGRSSEGIFEINVSENTLEGSSSSVGASFLNESYIKGNGNNPRYFVVPRYLNDHFESTTDIRYKKGFDLTTPQKPMCIKYSNVTYRNPGQKLNPYLSNNIIIFRLGDMRLLKAEIALYKGDAATATTIINTFRKRNDPEPILVDAGLTVDEVMDEYIIERGKEMFLEGHLFYDLLRTRRYGFIVDWLPESRFRKEGFYWPVDPALFRNNPLLKQTTYWLGKV; encoded by the coding sequence ATGAAACTCATTGAAGATGATTGCCACAAAGCCATTAATTTATTAGGCTGGACATATGCCAATACCGGCGATGCAAAAGTAACGGCAAATAAAGGGTCTGTTTATGCACTTTTAGCCCATTTATTTTTATGGAGGGCTACCATGGCCAATGTGGCAACAGATGCGCCAAATCTGGTTGATGTAAATAATGCCGATACTACAATCAATACATTGATCAATAAAGGAGGTTATACCTTAACCGATACGGCTAATTATAAAAATACTTTTATTGGGCGTTCTTCTGAAGGTATTTTTGAGATTAATGTAAGTGAAAATACACTAGAAGGCTCAAGTAGTTCAGTAGGTGCATCTTTCTTAAATGAATCTTACATTAAAGGTAATGGCAATAACCCAAGATACTTTGTAGTGCCGAGGTATTTGAATGATCATTTTGAAAGCACTACGGATATCAGATACAAAAAAGGCTTTGATTTAACCACGCCGCAAAAACCGATGTGCATAAAATACAGTAATGTAACCTATCGAAACCCAGGGCAAAAATTAAATCCTTATCTGAGCAACAACATCATTATATTCCGTTTAGGCGATATGAGGTTGTTAAAGGCCGAAATTGCATTATATAAAGGAGATGCGGCTACCGCAACTACTATTATTAATACATTTAGGAAAAGAAACGATCCTGAGCCTATTTTGGTAGATGCTGGTTTAACAGTAGATGAAGTAATGGATGAGTATATAATAGAGCGGGGAAAAGAAATGTTTTTGGAAGGGCACCTGTTTTACGATTTATTGAGAACCCGAAGGTATGGATTTATTGTAGACTGGCTTCCTGAAAGTAGGTTCAGAAAAGAAGGTTTTTATTGGCCAGTAGATCCTGCCTTGTTTAGGAACAATCCGCTCTTAAAACAAACTACCTATTGGTTGGGTAAAGTGTAA
- a CDS encoding RagB/SusD family nutrient uptake outer membrane protein, giving the protein MKNIITKLSILSSIIIVVTTSACKKLLYEEPKDAPYEQTFWRNSKDVRSAMAGNYALFRAAITNKSNRYYMYGDAIAKNYFTIQYTGDGLEGIQNGDFTFQYNLNTLANYTLYYKSIAMSNLILQKVGNMTDSQLSTEDDPIEFRKNTLGQAYFLRALSYFMMVRVWGDVPVVTEAYEDPINAPQLPEPQKWK; this is encoded by the coding sequence ATGAAAAATATAATTACAAAACTCAGCATATTAAGTAGTATAATCATTGTAGTAACAACCAGTGCCTGTAAAAAACTACTTTATGAAGAACCAAAGGATGCGCCTTACGAACAAACATTTTGGCGAAATTCAAAAGATGTAAGAAGTGCCATGGCAGGTAACTATGCCTTATTTCGTGCTGCCATTACCAATAAAAGCAACCGATATTATATGTACGGAGATGCTATTGCTAAAAACTACTTTACCATCCAGTACACAGGCGATGGGTTGGAAGGAATACAAAATGGTGATTTTACCTTTCAGTACAACTTAAATACGTTGGCAAACTATACGCTTTATTATAAAAGCATCGCCATGTCTAATCTTATATTGCAAAAAGTGGGAAATATGACTGATTCCCAGCTATCTACGGAGGATGATCCTATTGAATTTAGAAAAAACACGCTAGGACAGGCTTATTTTTTAAGAGCTTTGAGTTACTTTATGATGGTACGGGTATGGGGTGATGTGCCCGTTGTTACCGAAGCCTATGAAGATCCGATCAATGCACCTCAGCTACCCGAACCCCAAAAATGGAAGTGA
- a CDS encoding SusC/RagA family TonB-linked outer membrane protein — MEKNSTRHSYVKFLTATFFYLLIPWLAFAQKTIKGTVVDETNKPIPGVSIIEKGTKNGTATNADGKFSLTVQKEDAIIVARIVGYRSAEKTVSASGTLNFSLEEDNNTLDEVVTIGYQKITRKKNTAAISSISGKELANLPAASFDQLLQGRLSGVNVQNFTGQPGVAPTVSVRGNSTGSTSYDQVNVIRSPLYVVDGVPQSSDEYVPPGTGTGTNYMAGLNPNDIESIDVLKDASAAAIYGSRAANGVILIVTKKGTGGDTKVSFNSYYGMVQRPNLRQATMGTTERRQKMEVLQRQLDYSQRVQLPYILTDSLNPAFNGHTDWQDLFFQTGKINDNNLSITGGSDNGTTYRFSGGYYDEDGIVKGTGYKRYTTRLNLTSRAMNKKLMINPIFYYSSSSRGRGNEDPNDPSKPTKIGSGNLPSSLLNISPEKLDYFVSKDGENLNRNVVNQFGGNLNLSYEFNKHFTLNSQSSYTSDNTRRDVSMSDLLNNGFGNSSSSFSSSAMGLRTSNYLAYNGSIKKHSFSAVAGQDIEYSLFQTTQASGYGGASDNIQTVTGFKQENIFAYSNYIAHGLVAYYGRFNYDYDGKYLLSGTIRTDGSSGFGENNKYGVFPSISAGWILSEENFMKNISNNPFTLIKIRGSYGATGNEDKRNAYVQYNKYLVNNGGFEGNGSANGVLYGITGATSYNGVTAITPNFVNGVAQKDLSWEKSTQWNIGADIEIENGKYAISFDAYNKEVKQKLFNVDLPVTSGYDNAYTNAFSVRNAGMELTLTANPIRKEFKWSSSFNISYNKNQIMSLPNGGRDIILSGDRFDKTHVLSVGSPINAFYLYRTKGVFSTSADIPQNPYTGERYRNSNGTFNPGDFYLADLDGDYFVDIFNDGINPDKAPIGDPNPRFTGGFINNFSYKNFSLGIFVSFTFKRDVLNLFDSDRFANSQDANAVYNFASFSTPDLDRLNIWRNPGDQAEYAKFDLGTYRYYYTSAQTFFLEKGGYARIRSISLGYDFSPRVVKKLGLSQLKLYAIADNVWMFQQSKKLPDAENVNGYGEYNGTGYPIPRKYTLGVQVQF; from the coding sequence ATGGAAAAAAATTCTACAAGACATTCCTATGTGAAATTTTTAACGGCTACATTCTTTTATTTACTGATTCCCTGGCTGGCTTTTGCCCAGAAAACCATTAAGGGAACAGTTGTAGATGAAACTAACAAACCCATACCAGGGGTTTCGATTATCGAAAAAGGTACTAAGAATGGTACCGCTACAAACGCCGACGGAAAATTCAGCTTAACAGTTCAAAAAGAAGATGCAATTATTGTGGCCAGAATAGTGGGCTATCGTTCTGCGGAGAAAACGGTTTCAGCAAGCGGCACATTAAACTTTTCTTTGGAAGAGGATAATAATACACTGGATGAGGTGGTTACTATCGGTTATCAAAAAATTACCAGAAAGAAAAATACAGCTGCGATTTCCAGTATTTCAGGTAAAGAACTGGCTAACTTACCTGCGGCAAGTTTTGATCAGTTGTTGCAAGGTCGTTTATCTGGAGTAAACGTTCAAAACTTTACTGGCCAGCCAGGTGTAGCACCTACAGTATCCGTAAGGGGTAACTCTACAGGTAGTACAAGTTATGATCAGGTTAACGTAATTAGATCACCGCTTTATGTTGTAGATGGTGTTCCTCAATCATCCGATGAGTATGTTCCGCCAGGAACTGGTACAGGGACCAATTACATGGCCGGACTCAATCCGAATGATATTGAATCTATCGATGTATTAAAAGATGCTTCGGCAGCTGCCATTTATGGTTCAAGAGCGGCTAATGGCGTGATCTTAATTGTAACAAAGAAAGGTACTGGTGGTGATACGAAAGTAAGCTTTAACTCCTATTACGGTATGGTACAGCGTCCTAACTTAAGGCAGGCTACCATGGGTACCACAGAACGTAGGCAAAAAATGGAAGTGCTTCAACGGCAGCTTGATTATAGTCAGCGTGTACAGTTGCCTTATATACTCACAGATAGCTTAAATCCAGCGTTCAATGGTCATACCGATTGGCAGGATCTATTTTTTCAGACGGGTAAAATAAACGATAATAACTTGAGTATAACCGGCGGTAGTGATAATGGAACAACTTATCGCTTTAGTGGAGGTTATTATGATGAAGACGGTATTGTAAAAGGAACAGGCTATAAACGTTACACCACACGTTTAAACCTCACCTCAAGAGCAATGAATAAAAAATTGATGATTAATCCCATATTTTATTATTCAAGTTCTAGTAGGGGTAGAGGAAATGAAGACCCGAATGATCCTTCCAAGCCTACCAAAATTGGTTCTGGAAATTTACCTTCCTCGCTATTGAATATATCTCCTGAAAAATTGGATTATTTTGTAAGTAAAGATGGTGAAAACCTAAACCGGAATGTGGTGAACCAGTTTGGCGGAAACCTTAATTTATCCTATGAATTTAATAAACATTTTACCTTAAATTCACAATCTTCGTACACTAGCGATAATACCCGAAGGGATGTGAGTATGAGTGATTTGCTGAACAACGGCTTTGGCAACAGCTCTTCCAGTTTCTCTTCAAGTGCTATGGGCTTAAGAACATCGAACTACCTCGCTTATAATGGTTCTATCAAAAAACATTCTTTTAGTGCGGTAGCCGGTCAGGACATTGAGTATAGTTTGTTTCAAACTACCCAGGCTTCTGGTTATGGTGGTGCATCAGATAATATTCAGACTGTTACCGGTTTTAAACAGGAGAATATTTTTGCCTATTCAAATTACATAGCACACGGACTTGTAGCTTATTATGGTCGTTTTAACTATGATTATGATGGCAAATACCTTTTATCCGGAACAATACGAACGGATGGTTCATCTGGTTTTGGTGAAAATAATAAATATGGGGTATTCCCTTCTATTTCAGCTGGCTGGATTCTTTCGGAAGAAAACTTTATGAAAAATATATCCAATAATCCTTTTACGCTAATTAAAATTAGAGGAAGTTATGGAGCTACAGGTAACGAAGATAAAAGAAATGCTTATGTACAATACAACAAATACCTGGTTAATAATGGCGGATTTGAGGGGAATGGCTCTGCTAACGGTGTGCTCTACGGTATTACGGGAGCTACTTCTTACAACGGTGTTACCGCTATCACGCCTAATTTTGTAAATGGTGTGGCCCAAAAGGATTTAAGCTGGGAGAAATCTACACAATGGAATATTGGTGCCGATATTGAAATTGAAAACGGTAAATATGCCATTTCGTTCGATGCGTATAATAAAGAAGTAAAACAAAAACTTTTCAATGTTGATTTGCCGGTTACTTCAGGTTATGACAATGCCTATACCAATGCTTTTTCAGTACGTAATGCGGGTATGGAATTGACTTTAACAGCAAATCCTATCCGCAAGGAATTCAAATGGTCTAGCTCTTTTAATATTTCCTACAATAAAAACCAGATCATGAGTTTACCGAACGGTGGCCGTGACATTATTTTAAGTGGAGATCGATTTGATAAAACCCATGTGCTTTCTGTAGGTAGTCCGATCAATGCTTTTTATTTATACCGTACAAAAGGTGTATTTTCTACTTCAGCAGATATTCCTCAGAATCCTTACACAGGAGAAAGATATAGAAACAGTAATGGTACATTTAATCCAGGTGATTTTTATTTGGCAGATTTGGATGGAGATTATTTCGTAGATATATTTAATGATGGCATCAATCCGGATAAAGCGCCAATTGGCGATCCCAACCCACGTTTTACTGGTGGTTTTATCAATAACTTTTCTTACAAAAATTTCTCTTTAGGAATTTTTGTATCCTTCACTTTCAAACGTGATGTGCTAAATCTATTTGATTCAGACCGTTTTGCAAATTCTCAGGATGCTAATGCCGTATATAATTTTGCCAGTTTTTCTACACCGGATTTAGACCGCCTCAACATCTGGAGGAATCCTGGTGACCAGGCTGAATACGCAAAATTCGATTTAGGTACTTATCGTTATTATTACACAAGTGCTCAAACCTTTTTCCTCGAAAAAGGTGGCTATGCAAGGATCAGAAGCATCAGTCTGGGTTATGATTTTAGTCCTCGGGTCGTTAAAAAATTAGGTTTAAGCCAGTTGAAATTATATGCGATTGCTGATAACGTATGGATGTTCCAACAATCAAAAAAATTGCCAGATGCGGAAAATGTAAATGGATATGGTGAGTATAATGGAACAGGTTATCCTATTCCTAGAAAATATACGCTAGGTGTACAAGTTCAATTTTAA
- a CDS encoding TonB-dependent receptor yields MFKTRLFILTTLLSFIGLFSFAQQFSIISGTVTTSDGKPAAYISVGLKGKGLGNVTNEKGVFEIQRIKPGAYILRVSAVGIQNIEKPVVISAGENKTVDFVINQNSNQLNEVNINQGVNKYIAKKSEFVSKMPLNNLENPQVYTTITKETMADQLVFSVDDAARNATGVQKMWEATSRGGDGGAYYASRGFIVQAKLRNGIAGNVTGRNDAANLENVEFIKGPSATLFGSTLTSYGGLINRITKKPFEGIGGAVSFSTGSYDFNRVSTDFNLPVDKDNHIYARLNTSYNYKGSFQENVYDKGFFIAPSLSYKVNDKLDFVFDAEISNGNSTLKPFVFFYFPVKDLGFDRADQSGIAYDKSFTGDAMKQKYNSSNFSGQANYKFNDNWSSHTSFSSNYSFSNGRGTYLFLVPNNYPPLGNPTAAPGADLISRADQSTDNSKIFTYEVQQNFNGAFNLGSIKNRMVLGLDYLRQNSDQLFYSIDTFDLTKKDGTGANYNNFTEANLAAFYAALPSVPKYPYNFKTNTYSAYVSDVINLTDRLIALAALRVDRFDNKGNSDRAGSAPKGAYKQTVFSPKFGLVFQPIKDQLSLFANYQNGFNNINGIDYKGDPFKAEQANQIEGGVKTNILNGKLTGSISYYYIKVKDIVRGYNQDASNPNARIQDGNKISKGIEAEIVANPAKGLNIIAGFAYNDNRMVNASPDVEGRRDAYSAAPYSANLWISYKFIDGSLKGFGLGAGGNYASDNKIVNSVSQGVFILPAYEVFNASVFYDHSRFRIGVKADNFTNQKYWTGYSTMNPQDLRTFTGSVTYKF; encoded by the coding sequence ATGTTTAAAACCAGACTTTTTATTTTAACAACACTCCTGTCTTTTATAGGTTTATTTTCCTTTGCCCAACAGTTTTCAATCATAAGCGGTACAGTAACCACCTCTGATGGTAAACCAGCCGCATACATTTCGGTGGGTTTAAAAGGAAAAGGCTTAGGAAATGTAACCAACGAAAAGGGTGTTTTCGAAATCCAAAGAATTAAACCAGGCGCTTATATCTTAAGGGTGTCAGCCGTTGGTATTCAAAATATAGAAAAACCAGTAGTTATTTCAGCTGGCGAAAACAAAACTGTGGATTTTGTAATCAACCAAAATTCAAATCAGCTCAACGAAGTAAATATTAACCAGGGTGTAAATAAATATATTGCTAAGAAAAGTGAATTTGTTTCGAAAATGCCACTTAACAACTTAGAAAATCCACAGGTATATACTACAATTACAAAAGAAACAATGGCAGACCAGTTGGTGTTTTCGGTTGATGATGCTGCCCGTAATGCTACTGGTGTTCAAAAAATGTGGGAAGCAACCTCTCGTGGAGGTGATGGTGGTGCTTATTACGCATCAAGAGGTTTTATTGTACAGGCTAAACTGAGAAACGGAATTGCCGGTAACGTAACTGGCCGTAACGATGCTGCAAACTTAGAAAATGTAGAGTTTATTAAAGGCCCATCTGCTACCTTGTTCGGTAGTACATTAACCTCCTATGGTGGCTTAATTAACCGCATAACCAAAAAACCTTTTGAAGGAATAGGAGGCGCTGTAAGCTTTTCGACGGGTAGCTACGATTTTAACCGGGTGAGTACTGATTTCAATCTTCCTGTTGATAAAGACAACCACATTTACGCCCGATTAAATACTTCTTACAATTACAAAGGTTCTTTCCAGGAGAATGTTTACGATAAAGGTTTCTTCATTGCCCCTAGCTTATCATATAAAGTAAACGATAAATTAGACTTTGTTTTCGATGCCGAAATTTCCAATGGAAATAGTACGCTAAAACCTTTCGTTTTCTTCTATTTCCCTGTAAAAGACCTTGGTTTTGATAGGGCCGATCAGTCTGGAATAGCTTACGACAAATCATTTACCGGAGATGCTATGAAACAGAAATACAATAGCTCAAATTTCTCCGGACAGGCTAATTACAAGTTTAACGATAATTGGTCATCACATACCAGCTTTTCAAGCAACTATAGTTTCTCTAACGGCCGTGGTACTTATTTGTTCTTAGTTCCAAACAACTATCCTCCATTGGGTAATCCAACGGCTGCACCAGGTGCCGATTTGATATCAAGAGCAGATCAATCAACCGATAATAGTAAAATCTTTACCTACGAAGTACAACAAAATTTTAACGGGGCATTTAATTTAGGCTCAATTAAGAACAGAATGGTTTTAGGATTAGATTATTTACGCCAGAACTCAGATCAACTGTTTTATTCGATCGATACTTTTGATCTGACCAAAAAAGACGGAACCGGTGCCAACTACAATAATTTTACCGAAGCCAATTTAGCGGCATTTTATGCAGCACTTCCTAGTGTTCCTAAATATCCATATAACTTCAAAACCAATACATACAGTGCTTATGTTTCTGATGTAATTAACTTAACAGACAGATTAATTGCCTTAGCCGCTTTAAGAGTAGACAGGTTTGATAACAAAGGCAATTCTGACCGTGCAGGTTCAGCTCCAAAAGGTGCTTACAAACAAACTGTTTTCTCACCAAAATTCGGCTTGGTATTTCAGCCAATTAAAGATCAGCTATCATTATTTGCCAACTACCAGAATGGCTTTAATAACATTAATGGTATAGATTATAAAGGTGATCCTTTTAAAGCAGAACAGGCGAACCAAATTGAGGGTGGTGTTAAAACCAACATCCTTAACGGCAAGCTAACAGGATCTATATCATATTACTACATTAAGGTTAAGGATATTGTTAGGGGTTATAATCAAGATGCGAGCAATCCTAATGCACGAATCCAGGATGGTAATAAAATTAGCAAGGGTATCGAAGCCGAAATCGTGGCAAATCCTGCTAAAGGTTTAAATATCATTGCAGGTTTCGCTTATAACGATAACCGCATGGTAAATGCTTCGCCTGATGTAGAAGGAAGAAGAGATGCTTATTCAGCAGCACCCTACTCTGCAAACTTATGGATCAGCTATAAATTTATTGATGGTTCACTTAAAGGTTTTGGTTTAGGTGCAGGTGGTAATTATGCCAGCGACAATAAAATTGTAAATAGTGTTAGCCAAGGCGTATTTATATTACCTGCTTATGAGGTTTTCAATGCCTCTGTATTTTACGATCATTCAAGATTCAGGATTGGAGTAAAAGCTGACAACTTTACCAATCAAAAATACTGGACTGGTTATAGCACCATGAACCCTCAGGACCTGAGAACCTTTACTGGAAGTGTTACTTATAAATTTTAA
- a CDS encoding PepSY-associated TM helix domain-containing protein — protein sequence MAPTKPSIKSKNKKSRLRRISDWLHLWLGIASGLIVFMLGITGCIYVFQKEITQFIHRKEIFIEVPSNPKTLPLSVLQANAEKALGNKKKINFISAYNAPERAWELGVFKPGNPKAFWYFDSIDYYDVVLINPYTGKVTLVADYKYEFFGVVKMIHWSLLINHPIGQQIIGWSTFIFVFLLISGMVMWWPKNLKKSNFDKSFKVKWKAKFKRINYDLHNVLGFYAMLICLMLALTGLVWAFQWFQATVYVVSSGTTTRPKMVEVKSDSTKTIASIPFDIAFEQAKKIFKNEDRIAMSPAGGGTATIYATGYRGKETFWNYDVLQFDQYSGKLLHRTNHSEKNGGETVIGMNYDIHVGAILGLTGKIIAFFASLIAASLPITGFIIWWGKRKKKKKTAVAEN from the coding sequence ATGGCACCAACAAAACCATCAATAAAATCAAAAAATAAAAAATCGCGCCTGCGACGGATCAGTGACTGGCTGCACCTATGGTTGGGCATCGCATCAGGGTTAATCGTATTTATGTTGGGCATTACAGGATGCATTTATGTTTTTCAAAAAGAAATTACCCAGTTCATTCACCGTAAGGAGATTTTTATCGAAGTTCCATCAAACCCTAAAACCCTACCATTAAGCGTATTACAAGCCAATGCAGAAAAAGCACTGGGAAATAAAAAGAAAATCAATTTTATATCTGCTTATAACGCACCGGAAAGGGCATGGGAACTTGGTGTTTTTAAACCGGGCAACCCAAAAGCATTCTGGTATTTCGATTCTATAGATTATTATGATGTTGTGCTGATTAATCCTTATACGGGAAAAGTAACTTTGGTTGCCGATTATAAATATGAGTTTTTTGGTGTAGTTAAAATGATCCATTGGAGTTTACTGATCAATCACCCTATTGGTCAACAGATTATCGGATGGTCTACCTTCATTTTTGTGTTCCTGCTCATTTCGGGCATGGTGATGTGGTGGCCTAAAAACCTCAAAAAATCGAACTTCGATAAGAGTTTTAAAGTAAAATGGAAGGCCAAATTTAAACGCATTAATTACGACTTGCACAATGTACTGGGCTTTTATGCAATGTTAATCTGCTTAATGTTGGCTTTAACGGGCTTAGTTTGGGCATTCCAATGGTTCCAGGCAACAGTTTATGTAGTGTCGTCGGGAACCACAACACGCCCAAAAATGGTAGAAGTTAAATCAGATTCAACCAAAACCATTGCTTCAATTCCTTTTGATATTGCTTTTGAGCAAGCAAAAAAAATATTTAAAAATGAAGATCGCATTGCCATGTCGCCCGCGGGAGGCGGTACAGCAACCATTTATGCCACAGGATACCGAGGCAAAGAAACGTTTTGGAATTACGACGTACTTCAGTTCGATCAGTATTCGGGCAAGTTATTACATCGCACAAACCACTCAGAAAAAAACGGTGGTGAAACTGTAATTGGCATGAACTACGATATCCATGTGGGCGCCATTTTAGGATTAACCGGAAAAATTATAGCTTTTTTTGCCAGTTTAATTGCAGCAAGCTTACCCATAACCGGATTTATTATCTGGTGGGGAAAGAGAAAAAAGAAAAAAAAAACCGCGGTGGCGGAAAACTAA